Proteins co-encoded in one Plasmodium coatneyi strain Hackeri chromosome 7, complete sequence genomic window:
- a CDS encoding Serine/threonine protein kinase, whose protein sequence is MQRIRREDYLSKCKNRDDFVYTHVRDILSHQPFDEILEYQNGDVYIGTTKNKKRHGYGYYIYKEIGSVYEGEWIENAKSGYGTLYNPQGIVYSGEWLNNISHGFGCTYTNEQLFLGTYKFGLINGVGILKKKNSYNFCLFQSNRKKCKIKITKHMDIYLHYYKKDKLFLKENLSAFFPLYTDNTISRLVRKQIFDHLFGVDKSFVQFFANGTENGVRNERGKGSPSGGFLSYVNYESRINFLKGLISKGAKGVGEEGQPDGSVYSTDDSVWNSPPKGETNQRSGCNFFPFHEDMDPRGDSPTREAAKDSTRHHKGNEERCPPFVEASVGSANYLYNTNDSFKCPPHLKLTHLFNKSDSESEFCPDVTPSSASSPEQHFKVKRKVTTPIRSVFHSNGGESQKRIITQKRQGKRRKLKLYKLLVGGCSKLGCDGPKGEGSLSNGPSESTAECRDAQWGSRDSTQCISSKAALYRNTLRGKAIAGPRKEMARMQRQMKRQRRKAPLTTKTPPTVTRLLSYLKYKNEKNKIECIYQWRSYHIFVFLHLFGLHKYIAAFKCNHVNGFHFFTLNRKILRMLGVDKNEYIYFLLNFVNAFSSLHNTYLQMLVSWGSIRGDALVTFSSIPKSELVVLNRLGRRNAGKASYLCYYANGPVRLKMFSGRDRTVERSTRGTSDDERDGLPGDDSPRGASPCDDCTEEGVQVHLGNPLVTAAQKFLFDEQQLSNIGESILDGWASIRSNLVNLEPHEMFKRLKGGDPHPRAQVERNEQKEKSEKQDAQDRPATLIERIQRRTEFMKEHFVLSNLRHPNVIKYIGNVISRKKEKFGLVFEFLSGMSLHDAIYGVGPSCQGQGQTCEGEVVTNGLTNENIIKLFYEIASALFYLHSRRVVHGNISSKNIFVSEDGGSIKLCNFEKASIECYYDYKVNASGEKHLNVSNKRSYGWSRWGDAKKGQSRNSHAGGVCITQGRSKHIRRNHLEGEKMNLPLPYITCMNEAKNINTMMTSPLLLFQAKKFDKRKVRCDDPYAAPEVLREEECTDKCDIYSFGVVIYEVLFGGLPFVSDYMPSFFRLSTCFKQKYIYIDVNKLRGKFPNRKLFHFVVSNVLLVMRQCLNPEPTCRPDSEYLCRHFGRLVGRLR, encoded by the exons ATGCAAAGAATTCGAAGGGAAGACTACCTGAGCAAGTGTAAAAACCGGGACGACTTTGTTTACACCCACGTGCGGGACATACTATCCCACCAGCCCTTTGACGAAATT TTAGAATATCAAAATGGGGATGTCTACATCGGCACGACGAAGAATAAGAAGCGACACGGCTATGGCTACTACATCTACAAGGAAATTGGGAGCGTCTATGAGGG CGAATGGATCGAAAACGCGAAAAGCGGCTACGGGACGTTGTATAACCCGCAGGGAATTGTCTACTCTG GCGAATGGCTGAACAACATTTCCCACGGATTTGGATGCACCTACACAAATGAGCAGCTCTTCCTTGGGACGTACAAATTTGGACTGATAAATGGAGTgggaatattaaaaaaaaaaaacagttacAACTTTTGTTTATTCCAAtcgaacaggaaaaaatgcaaaataaaaattaccaaacatatggacatatatctTCACTACTACAAAAAGGATAAgctttttttgaaggaaaatttaagtgccttttttcctttgtacaCAGACAATACCATCTCACGTTTGGTGCGCAAGCAAATTTTTGACCACCTGTTTGGCGTAGACAAATCttttgttcaattttttgcgAATGGAACCGAAAATGGGGTGAGAAATGAACGCGGAAAGGGCAGTCCCAGTGGGGGCTTCTTAAGCTACGTAAATTATGAATCGAGGATAAATTTTCTGAAGGGGCTAATTAGCAAAGGGGCTAAAGGAGTGGGGGAGGAGGGACAACCTGACGGTAGTGTCTACAGCACGGATGACTCAGTTTGGAATTccccccccaagggggagaCTAACCAACGCAGtggttgtaatttttttccatttcatgAGGATATGGATCCACGGGGGGATTCCCCCACCAGGGAGGCAGCAAAAGATTCAACAAGGCATCATAAAGGTAATGAGGAAAGATGCCCTCCCTTTGTGGAAGCCTCAGTAGGAAGTGCAAACTATTTGTATAACACAAATGATTCTTTCAAGTGTCCTCCCCACCTTAAATTGACGCACCTCTTTAATAAATCCGACTCGGAAAGTGAGTTCTGCCCGGACGTGACTCCCTCCAGTGCCTCCTCCCCAGAACAGCACTTTAAAGTGAAGAGAAAAGTAACCACGCCGATTCGTTCAGTTTTCCATTCAAACGGGGGTGAGAGCCAAAAGAGGATAATAACACAGAAGAGacaggggaaaagaagaaaattaaaattgtatAAGCTACTTGTGGGTGGATGTTCTAAGCTGGGCTGTGATGGGCCCAAAGGAGAAGGTTCCTTATCGAATGGACCTAGTGAATCTACTGCAGAGTGTAGGGATGCCCAGTGGGGAAGCAGAGATTCGACACAGTGTATATCAAGCAAGGCGGCACTTTATAGGAACACGCTCCGCGGAAAAGCCATTGCGGGGCCGAGAAAGGAAATGGCACGGATGCAGAGACAGATGAAAAggcaaaggaggaaagcgCCATTAACGACCAAAACACCGCCAACCGTCACACGTCTGCTGAGCTACCTAAAATACAAAAacgagaaaaacaaaatcgAGTGCATTTATCAGTGGCGGAGTTACCAcatatttgtttttctccatttgttCGGGTTGCACAAGTACATAGCTGCCTTCAAGTGCAACCACGTGAATGGCTTCCACTTTTTCACCCTTAATAGGAAAATACTGAGGATGCTAGGGGTGGATAAAAATGAGTACATCTACTTTCTGCTCAATTTTGTAAACGCATTTAGCAGTCTACATAATACGTACCTGCAAATGCTCGTCAGTTGGGGGAGCATAAGAGGGGATGCTTTGGTAACCTTCAGCTCCATCCCCAAGTCGGAGTTGGTTGTGCTGAACCGGTTGGGGAGACGCAACGCTGGGAAGGCATCGTACCTGTGTTACTATGCAAACGGACCTGTGAGGTTGAAAATGTTTTCGGGGAGGGATAGGACAGTGGAACGGTCGACTAGAGGGACGTCAGATGATGAGCGGGATGGCTTACCAGGTGATGATTCCCCACGTGGTGCTTCTCCCTGTGATGATTGCACTGAAGAAGGGGTGCAGGTCCACTTGGGTAATCCCCTCGTTACCGCAGCGCAAAAGTTCCTCTTCGATGAGCAGCAGCTTAGCAACATAGGGGAAAGCATTTTGGACGGTTGGGCCAGCATAAGAAGTAACCTGGTCAACCTGGAGCCACACGAAATGTTTAAGCGGTTAAAAGGAGGGGATCCCCATCCAAGGGCACAAGTAGAAAGAAACgaacaaaaggagaaaagtgaaaaacaaGACGCACAGGACAGACCGGCAACCCTCATAGAAAGGATCCAACGAAGAACAGAATTCATGAAGGAGCATTTCGTCCTCTCAAATTTGAGGCACCCCAATGTGATCAAATACATAGGCAACGTTATaagtaggaagaaggaaaagttcgGTTTGGTTTTTGAGTTCCTGAGTGGGATGTCCCTGCACGATGCAATATACGGCGTAGGTCCCTCTTGTCAGGGGCAAGGACAAACGTGCGAAGGTGAGGTGGTTACGAATGGACTAACAAacgaaaatattattaagcTCTTTTACGAAATCGCGTCTGCATTATTTTACCTACATAGTAGACGGGTCGTTCATGGAAATATAAgcagcaaaaatatattcgtGTCGGAAGACGGCGGAAGCATCAAGCTGTGTAACTTTGAGAAGGCCTCCATAGAGTGTTACTACGATTATAAGGTTAATGCATCGGGGGAAAAACACCTTAACGTATCTAACAAACGCTCCTATGGGTGGTCCCGTTGGGGAGACGCCAAGAAAGGTCAAAGCCGAAACAGCCACGCAGGTGGTGTCTGTATCACACAGGGACGAAGCAAACATATCAGACGTAACCACctggagggagaaaaaatgaatttgcCTTTACCATACATAACCTGCATGAATGAagccaaaaatataaacaccATGATGACCTCTCCTTTGCTACTCTTCCAAGCGAAAAAGTTTGACAAAAGAAAGGTCCGTTGCGATGACCCCTATGCCGCTCCAGAGGTATTAAGAGAAGAAGAGTGCACAGACAAGTGTGACATATACTCATTTGGCGTCGTTATATATGAAGTTCTGTTTGGGGGATTGCCATTTGTGAGTGACTACATGCCATCCTTCTTTCGGTTGTCCACTTGCTTTAAGCAGAAATACATCTACATCGATGTGAACAAATTGCGTGGGAAGTTTCCTAACAGGAAGCTGTTCCACTTCGTAGTGAGTAACGTCTTACTGGTCATGCGCCAGTGCCTTAACCCGGAACCCACTTGTAGACCCGATTCGGAGTACCTGTGCAGGCACTTTGGGCGTCTGGTCGGTCGGCTTAGATAA
- a CDS encoding Histone deacetylase: MSNRKKVAYFHDPDIGSYYYGAGHPMKPQRIRMTHSLIVSYNLYKYMEVYRPHKSDVNELTLFHDYEYVDFLSSISMENYREFTYQLKRFNVGEATDCPVFDGLFQFQQSCAGASIDGAAKLNHHCADICVNWSGGLHHAKMSEASGFCYINDIVLGILELLKYHARVMYIDIDVHHGDGVEEAFYVTHRVMTVSFHKFGDYFPGTGDITDIGVHHGKYYSVNVPLNDGITDDAFVDLFKVVIDKCVQTYKPGAIILQCGADSLTGDRLGRFNLTIKGHARCVEHVRSYNLPLLVLGGGGYTIRNVSRCWAYETGVVLNKHHEMPDQISLNDYYDYYAPDFQLHLQPSSIPNYNSPEHLSRIKMKITENLRNIEHAPGVQFAYVPPDFFDSEIDDECDKNQYELKDDSGGGRAAGTRSKEHSTTHHLRRKNYEDDFFDLSDRDQNVVL, translated from the coding sequence ATGTCGAACCGGAAGAAGGTGGCCTACTTCCACGACCCCGATATAGGGAGCTACTACTACGGGGCGGGGCACCCGATGAAGCCACAGAGAATCCGCATGACGCATTCGCTAATTGTGTCATACAATTTGTACAAGTACATGGAGGTGTACAGGCCACATAAAAGTGACGTGAACGAATTAACCTTATTCCATGATTATGAGTATGTGgattttttatcttccatTTCGATGGAAAATTATCGTGAATTTACCTACCAACTGAAGCGTTTTAATGTCGGAGAAGCAACAGACTGTCCTGTGTTCGATGGACTTTTCCAATTCCAGCAGTCCTGTGCAGGTGCATCAATAGATGGAGCAGCGAAGCTAAACCATCACTGTGCTGACATTTGTGTGAATTGGTCAGGAGGGTTACACCATGCGAAAATGTCAGAAGCAAGTGGGTTCTGTTACATAAACGATATAGTGTTAGGAATTCTAGAGTTACTAAAATACCACGCAAGGGTGATGTATATAGATATAGATGTGCACCACGGGGATGGAGTAGAAGAAGCTTTTTACGTTACACATCGAGTTATGACAGTATCCTTTCATAAATTTGGGGATTACTTTCCCGGGACGGGGGATATTACCGACATAGGAGTACACCACGGAAAATACTACAGTGTGAATGTACCCCTGAATGATGGAATAACAGACGATGCGTTTGTGGATCTCTTCAAAGTAGTGATAGATAAGTGTGTGCAAACATACAAACCGGGGGCAATTATATTGCAATGTGGGGCAGATAGTCTTACAGGAGATAGATTAGGAAGATTCAATTTAACCATAAAGGGGCATGCAAGATGTGTAGAACACGTTCGGTCGTATAATTTACCTCTTCTCGTTTTAGGTGGAGGAGGATATACCATTAGAAATGTGTCTAGATGTTGGGCATACGAAACGGGAGTTGTCCTTAACAAACACCATGAAATGCCTGACCAGATTAGCTTAAATGACTACTATGATTATTATGCCCCAGATTTCCAGCTACATCTACAACCGTCTAGCATACCGAATTATAACTCTCCTGAACATTTGAGtcgaataaaaatgaaaattacaGAAAATTTGCGAAACATAGAACATGCACCGGGGGTGCAGTTTGCCTACGTACCTCCCGATTTCTTCGACTCTGAAATTGACGATGAGTGTGACAAGAACCAGTATGAGTTAAAGGATGATAGTGGCGGGGGTCGTGCGGCGGGCACCAGGTCCAAGGAACATTCTACCACGCACCActtgagaaggaagaattacGAGGACGATTTTTTCGACCTCTCCGACAGGGACCAGAACGTCGTCCTGTAG
- a CDS encoding Protein yippee-like — translation MGRSFKVFLSNYVYSCSECGNHLSDPTELVSTSFRGRTGPAWLFSKVINVCEGQYEDRMMTTGQHTIVDIYCNNCRNNVGWKYEDSSEESQKYKKGKYILEKALLSFLVIDQHGKEHEFELKSSDCDF, via the exons atgGGTAGATCATTCAAGGTTTTCCTGAGCAACTACGTGTACAG CTGCTCCGAATGTGGGAACCACCTGTCAGACCCCACCGAGTTAGTGTCCACGTCCTTCCGAGGGAGGACAGGCCCCGCATGGCTTTTCTCCAAAGTAATAAATGTTTGCGAAGGACAGTACGAAGACAGAATGATGACCACGGGCCAGCATACCATCGTCGATATTTATTGTAACAACTGTAGAAACAATGTAGGGTGGAAGTATGAGGACTCTTCGGAGGAATCACAGAagtataaaaagggaaagtacattttggagaaggcgttgctttcctttttggttATAGACCAACACGGGAAGGAGCATGAGTTTGAGTTGAAGTCGTCTGACTGCGATTTTTGA